In a single window of the Serratia quinivorans genome:
- the oxyR_1 gene encoding Morphology and auto-aggregation control protein, translating into MSEPWRRLPALSLKQIQYFVTLAQLRHFTDTANRLAISQPALSSALRQIETVLGGKLVNRTASAVTLTEQGAAILPHAERLLNVAQAAFDDMQRIMLAGGDGTVRIGLVPSVSGLLFPAVPQLLAANFPRLRIEFHDQTNDSLLLQLENGLIDFGIGALDSSVPESLEIYPLQEDPFVVVMRRDDPLAESHHLPWRQLTRRDIAVFSKGNISRLVLALAESHRLNLTARFQVDFLETLYGLVRSKLAVAILPQLYTTHLNDDELTVVQLQQPMLSRTVALMRSAHRNHPALIEDCFQLLLQDFQQRMKVQ; encoded by the coding sequence ATGTCTGAACCCTGGCGCCGATTACCCGCGCTTTCTCTAAAGCAGATCCAATATTTCGTCACCCTGGCGCAGCTACGGCATTTTACCGATACCGCGAACCGTCTGGCGATCAGCCAACCGGCATTGAGTAGCGCATTACGGCAGATAGAGACGGTGCTGGGTGGCAAGCTGGTGAACCGTACCGCTTCAGCAGTGACGCTGACTGAACAGGGTGCAGCTATCTTGCCGCATGCCGAACGACTGCTGAATGTGGCGCAGGCGGCTTTTGATGATATGCAGCGCATCATGCTGGCAGGCGGGGATGGTACTGTACGTATCGGGCTGGTGCCTTCGGTCAGCGGGCTGTTGTTTCCGGCCGTGCCGCAATTGCTGGCGGCAAATTTTCCGCGTTTGCGGATAGAATTTCACGATCAAACCAATGACTCATTGTTATTGCAATTAGAGAACGGGTTGATCGATTTTGGCATTGGCGCGCTCGACAGTTCGGTGCCGGAATCGCTGGAGATATATCCGTTGCAGGAGGATCCGTTCGTGGTGGTTATGCGCCGTGACGATCCGCTGGCTGAATCTCATCATCTGCCATGGCGTCAATTAACCCGACGAGATATCGCGGTTTTCTCCAAGGGGAATATCAGTCGGTTGGTTTTGGCGCTGGCGGAAAGCCATCGTCTGAATTTAACCGCCCGCTTCCAGGTGGATTTTTTGGAGACGTTATATGGGTTGGTGCGTTCGAAATTGGCGGTGGCTATTTTACCGCAACTTTACACCACACATTTGAACGATGATGAATTAACCGTGGTTCAACTACAGCAGCCGATGCTTAGCCGCACCGTGGCGTTAATGCGCAGTGCGCATCGGAACCATCCGGCGTTAATTGAGGATTGTTTCCAATTGTTATTACAGGATTTTCAACAACGAATGAAAGTGCAGTAA
- the acrB_1 gene encoding Acriflavine resistance protein B has product MAKFFIDRPIFAWVIAIIVMLAGVLSIMKLPIAQYPTIAPPAVSISANYPGADAKTVQDTVTQIIEQNMNGIDNLMYMSSTSDSSGSVTITLTFNSGTDPDIAQVQVQNKLSLATPLLPQEVQQQGLKVEKSSSSFLMVAGFISDDPSMTQDDIADYVASNIKDPISRSSGVGEVQLFGAQYAMRVWLDPNKLNNFQLTTTDVTSAITEQNNQIAAGQLGGMPPVPGQQLNASIIAQTRLTSPEEFGKILLKVNADGSQVRLSDVAHIERGAESYAVTARYNGKPAAGLGIKLATGANALNTAQGVKDALTKMQPFFPQGMKVVYPYDTTPFVKISINEVVKTLIEAIILVFLVMYLFLQNFRATLIPTIAVPVVLLGTFAILAAFGFSINTLTMFGMVLAIGLLVDDAIVVVENVERVMSEEGLPPKEATKKSMEQIQGALVGIAMVLSAVFVPMAFFGGSTGAIYRQFSITIVSAMALSVLVALILTPALCATLLKPVAKGDHGVKTGFFGWFNRMFEKSTHHYTDSVANILRSTGRYLVIYLLIVVGMALLFLRLPSSFLPDEDQGILLTMVQLPAGATEARTSKVLEEVTDYFMTKEKDNVVSVFTVAGFGFNGNGQNNGLSFVSLKDWSERKGEENKVPAIAGRAMGAFSQIKDGLVFPFNLPAIIELGTATGFDFQLIDQGGLGHEKLTEARNQLLGMAAKHPDMLVGMRPNGLEDTPQFKLIIDQEKAKALGVSITTINSTLSTALGGSYVNDFIDRGRVKKVYVQADAPFRMLPEDINKWFVRGTSGQMVPFSAFSSAKWEYGSPRLERYNGLPSMEILGQATPGKSTGEAMNLMEELASKLPSGIGYDWTGMSYQERLSGNQAPALYAISILVVFLCLAALYESWSIPFSVMLVLPLGVIGALLAATMRGLNNDVYFQVGLLTTIGLSAKNAILIVEFAKDLMDKEGKGLIEATLEAVRMRLRPILMTSLAFILGVLPLVISSGAGSGAQNAVGTGVMGGMITATVLAIFFVPVFFVVVRRRFSKKSEDVEHSHPVDHH; this is encoded by the coding sequence ATGGCTAAGTTCTTTATAGATCGCCCTATTTTCGCCTGGGTAATCGCCATCATCGTCATGTTGGCGGGTGTGCTGTCAATAATGAAACTGCCGATTGCGCAGTATCCAACTATTGCACCACCGGCGGTCAGTATTTCCGCAAACTATCCGGGCGCAGATGCAAAAACGGTGCAGGATACCGTGACTCAGATTATCGAACAGAACATGAACGGTATCGATAATCTGATGTACATGTCCTCCACCAGTGATTCCTCTGGTAGCGTTACCATTACACTGACGTTTAACTCTGGAACAGACCCTGACATCGCGCAGGTTCAGGTACAGAACAAACTGTCATTGGCTACGCCGTTACTGCCGCAAGAAGTACAGCAGCAGGGCCTGAAAGTTGAAAAGTCCAGCAGCAGCTTCCTGATGGTAGCCGGCTTTATTTCCGACGATCCGAGCATGACTCAGGACGACATCGCGGACTATGTGGCCTCTAACATCAAGGACCCGATCAGCCGTTCATCCGGCGTGGGTGAAGTGCAGCTGTTTGGTGCCCAGTACGCGATGCGTGTCTGGTTGGATCCAAATAAGCTCAATAACTTCCAGCTGACCACTACTGATGTGACGTCCGCCATTACCGAGCAGAACAACCAAATCGCCGCAGGGCAATTGGGTGGGATGCCACCGGTGCCGGGTCAACAGCTTAACGCCTCGATCATCGCGCAGACCCGTCTGACCTCTCCAGAAGAGTTCGGCAAAATTCTGCTGAAGGTGAATGCCGACGGTTCTCAGGTTCGCCTGAGCGACGTGGCACACATTGAGCGCGGAGCTGAAAGCTATGCGGTGACCGCACGTTATAACGGCAAACCGGCGGCAGGCCTGGGTATCAAACTGGCTACCGGTGCCAACGCCCTGAACACCGCTCAAGGTGTGAAAGACGCGCTGACCAAAATGCAGCCTTTCTTCCCGCAAGGGATGAAAGTGGTTTATCCGTACGACACCACGCCGTTCGTTAAAATCTCGATTAACGAAGTGGTGAAAACGCTGATCGAAGCCATCATCCTGGTATTCCTGGTGATGTATTTGTTCCTGCAAAACTTCCGCGCAACCCTGATCCCAACCATTGCGGTACCGGTGGTGTTGCTGGGGACCTTTGCCATTCTGGCGGCCTTCGGCTTCTCGATAAACACCCTGACGATGTTCGGCATGGTGCTGGCGATAGGCTTGTTGGTGGATGATGCCATCGTGGTGGTAGAAAACGTCGAGCGTGTGATGTCCGAAGAGGGACTGCCGCCGAAGGAAGCCACCAAGAAATCGATGGAGCAGATCCAGGGCGCGTTGGTCGGTATTGCCATGGTGCTGTCGGCGGTATTCGTCCCTATGGCGTTCTTCGGCGGCTCGACCGGTGCTATCTACCGTCAGTTCTCCATCACCATCGTTTCTGCGATGGCGCTGTCGGTACTGGTAGCGTTGATTCTGACGCCTGCACTGTGCGCCACCTTGTTGAAACCCGTAGCGAAAGGCGACCACGGGGTTAAAACCGGCTTCTTCGGTTGGTTTAACCGCATGTTCGAAAAGAGCACCCATCACTACACCGACAGCGTAGCCAACATTCTGCGCAGCACCGGTCGTTATCTGGTGATCTACCTGCTGATCGTTGTCGGCATGGCGCTGCTGTTCCTGCGCTTGCCTTCCTCGTTCCTGCCGGACGAAGACCAGGGTATTTTGCTGACCATGGTGCAGTTGCCTGCGGGTGCTACCGAAGCGCGTACCTCTAAGGTTCTGGAAGAAGTCACCGACTACTTCATGACCAAAGAAAAAGACAACGTGGTTTCGGTGTTTACCGTTGCGGGCTTCGGCTTTAACGGTAACGGTCAGAACAACGGTCTGTCATTCGTCAGCCTGAAAGACTGGTCTGAACGTAAAGGTGAAGAGAATAAGGTACCGGCGATTGCAGGCCGCGCAATGGGCGCGTTCTCGCAAATCAAAGATGGCCTGGTATTCCCATTCAACCTGCCGGCGATTATCGAACTGGGTACCGCAACCGGTTTTGACTTCCAGCTGATTGACCAGGGTGGCCTGGGGCATGAAAAACTGACCGAAGCACGTAACCAGTTGCTGGGCATGGCTGCCAAGCATCCGGACATGCTGGTGGGCATGCGCCCTAACGGTCTGGAAGATACGCCGCAGTTCAAACTGATTATCGACCAGGAAAAAGCCAAGGCTCTGGGCGTTAGCATCACCACCATTAACAGCACGCTGAGCACCGCGTTGGGTGGCTCTTACGTTAACGACTTCATCGACCGTGGTCGTGTGAAGAAAGTGTACGTACAGGCTGATGCGCCGTTCCGTATGTTGCCGGAAGATATCAATAAATGGTTTGTCCGCGGCACCAGCGGCCAGATGGTTCCGTTCTCCGCCTTCTCCTCGGCGAAATGGGAATACGGTTCGCCGCGTCTGGAACGTTATAACGGTCTGCCTTCCATGGAAATCTTGGGTCAGGCAACGCCAGGCAAGAGTACCGGTGAAGCCATGAACCTGATGGAAGAACTGGCCTCCAAGCTGCCGAGCGGCATTGGTTACGACTGGACCGGTATGTCCTATCAGGAACGTCTGTCCGGTAACCAGGCTCCAGCACTGTATGCCATCTCGATTCTGGTGGTGTTCCTGTGTCTGGCAGCATTGTACGAGAGCTGGTCAATTCCGTTCTCGGTCATGCTGGTTCTGCCACTGGGGGTTATCGGTGCGTTGCTGGCGGCCACCATGCGCGGCCTTAACAACGACGTTTACTTCCAGGTGGGGCTGTTGACCACCATAGGTCTGTCGGCGAAGAACGCCATATTGATTGTGGAATTCGCCAAGGACCTGATGGATAAAGAAGGCAAGGGTCTGATAGAAGCCACGTTGGAAGCGGTGCGTATGCGTCTGCGTCCAATTCTGATGACTTCTCTGGCATTCATCCTCGGGGTTCTGCCGCTGGTTATCAGCAGCGGTGCAGGCTCCGGCGCACAGAACGCGGTAGGTACCGGCGTTATGGGCGGGATGATTACCGCGACCGTGCTGGCCATCTTCTTCGTTCCGGTCTTCTTCGTGGTGGTTCGCCGCCGCTTCAGCAAGAAGTCCGAAGATGTGGAACACAGCCACCCGGTTGATCATCACTGA
- the acrA_1 gene encoding Acriflavine resistance protein A precursor: MNKNRGLTPLAAVLMLSGSLMLTGCNDKETQQQGAQPPAPEVGVVTLKAEPLNMTTDLPGRTAAYRIAEVRPQVSGIILKRNFVEGSDIKAGTSLYQIDPATYQASYDSAKGDLAKAQASASIARVTVNRYKPLLGTSYISKQDYDTAVSNLQQADAAVIAAKAAVETARINLAYTKVTSPISGRIGKSSVTEGALVSNGQTTALSTVQQLDPIYVDVTQSSNDFLRLKQELASGALKQENGKAKVKLLLENGAQYAQEGTLEFSDVTVDETTGSITIRALFPNPNDTLLPGMFVRARLDEGVRSDALLVPQQGVTRNPRGEATAMVVGADDKVEMRTLKADQAIGDKWLVTDGLKAGDRVIVTGLMKVRPGAQVKVQEVDTQAQKQPQSEAQKS, encoded by the coding sequence ATGAACAAAAACAGAGGGTTAACGCCTCTGGCGGCAGTTCTGATGCTTTCAGGCAGCTTAATGCTTACAGGATGTAACGATAAAGAAACCCAACAGCAAGGCGCCCAACCACCGGCTCCCGAAGTGGGTGTAGTGACTTTGAAGGCCGAGCCTCTCAATATGACTACCGATCTTCCTGGCCGCACCGCTGCGTATCGTATCGCCGAAGTTCGCCCTCAGGTCAGCGGTATTATCCTGAAACGCAACTTTGTTGAAGGCAGTGATATCAAGGCAGGCACTTCCCTGTATCAGATTGATCCTGCTACCTATCAGGCAAGCTATGACAGCGCCAAAGGCGATCTGGCCAAAGCACAGGCCAGCGCTTCTATCGCGCGCGTGACGGTCAACCGCTACAAGCCCTTGCTGGGCACCAGCTACATCAGCAAGCAGGATTACGATACTGCCGTTTCCAACCTGCAGCAGGCAGATGCCGCTGTGATAGCCGCAAAAGCGGCGGTTGAAACTGCGCGTATCAACCTGGCTTACACTAAAGTGACGTCCCCAATCTCCGGGCGTATCGGCAAATCTTCAGTAACCGAAGGCGCGCTGGTCAGCAACGGTCAAACCACGGCGCTGTCTACCGTGCAACAGTTGGATCCGATTTACGTCGACGTCACTCAGTCGAGCAACGACTTTCTGCGCCTGAAGCAAGAATTGGCCAGCGGTGCGCTGAAACAGGAAAACGGCAAGGCCAAGGTGAAACTGCTGCTGGAGAACGGCGCGCAGTACGCTCAGGAAGGCACGCTGGAATTCTCTGACGTCACCGTGGATGAAACCACCGGTTCAATCACCATTCGCGCCCTGTTCCCTAACCCGAACGATACGCTGCTGCCAGGTATGTTCGTTCGCGCCCGTCTGGACGAAGGCGTGCGCAGCGATGCATTGCTGGTGCCACAGCAGGGTGTAACACGTAACCCGCGTGGCGAAGCTACCGCGATGGTGGTGGGCGCTGACGATAAAGTCGAAATGCGCACGCTGAAAGCGGACCAGGCGATTGGTGACAAATGGTTGGTTACCGACGGCTTGAAAGCCGGCGACCGCGTAATTGTCACTGGCCTGATGAAAGTCCGCCCAGGCGCTCAGGTAAAAGTGCAGGAAGTTGACACTCAGGCGCAAAAGCAGCCGCAGTCTGAAGCGCAGAAGTCATAA
- the rpmE2 gene encoding 50S ribosomal protein L31 type B — MKAGIHPNYRTVVFHDLSADTYFKVGSTINTDRTIELEGESWPYVTLDVSSASHPYYTGKQKEFSKEGSTARFQQRFGRFFTGNK; from the coding sequence ATGAAAGCAGGCATCCACCCAAACTACCGTACCGTGGTGTTCCACGACCTCAGTGCCGATACCTACTTTAAGGTGGGTTCGACCATTAACACCGATCGCACCATTGAGCTTGAAGGTGAAAGCTGGCCGTATGTCACTCTCGACGTCTCTTCCGCTTCGCACCCGTATTACACCGGCAAGCAGAAAGAGTTCTCTAAAGAAGGCAGCACTGCGCGCTTCCAGCAACGTTTTGGCCGCTTCTTTACCGGCAATAAGTAA
- the fimA_3 gene encoding Saliva-binding protein, which translates to MKRLPISLAVAALLSSPLAMAKTVDAVASFSILGDIVKQVGGEHVNVSTLVGPDGDPHSFEPSPKDSKLLSQADVVFVSGLGLEGWIDRLVSASGYKGQVITASQGINSRQMNEDGKEVTDPHAWNSMKNGVQYATNVMNALIAADPEDANYFRQRGAEYIQQLQKLDLWAKTQFAAVPQQKRKVLTSHDAFGYFGQEYGVTFLAPVGFSTEAEASASDVAGLIKQIKQEKVNAYFIENQTDPRLVKQIAAATGAKAGGELYPEALSKANGPAATYEQAFEHNVDTLLGSMK; encoded by the coding sequence ATGAAACGTTTACCTATATCGCTGGCAGTCGCTGCTCTGCTGTCCAGTCCATTGGCTATGGCGAAGACGGTTGACGCTGTCGCCAGTTTTTCTATCCTCGGCGACATCGTCAAGCAGGTGGGGGGAGAACATGTCAATGTCTCTACGCTGGTGGGGCCGGACGGCGACCCGCACAGCTTCGAACCTTCACCGAAAGACAGCAAGCTATTGTCGCAGGCTGACGTGGTGTTCGTCAGTGGCCTGGGCCTGGAAGGGTGGATCGATCGCCTGGTCAGTGCCTCGGGTTACAAAGGGCAGGTGATTACCGCATCGCAGGGGATCAACTCGCGTCAGATGAATGAAGACGGCAAAGAGGTCACCGATCCTCATGCCTGGAACAGCATGAAGAATGGCGTGCAGTACGCCACCAACGTGATGAACGCGCTGATTGCCGCTGACCCTGAGGATGCCAACTATTTCCGTCAGCGCGGCGCGGAATATATCCAGCAGCTGCAGAAGTTGGATCTGTGGGCCAAAACGCAGTTTGCCGCAGTGCCGCAGCAAAAACGCAAGGTGCTGACCAGTCACGATGCTTTTGGCTACTTTGGCCAAGAATATGGTGTCACCTTCCTTGCCCCGGTCGGCTTCTCTACCGAGGCTGAGGCGAGTGCCAGCGACGTGGCCGGGCTGATCAAACAGATCAAGCAGGAGAAGGTTAATGCCTACTTTATTGAGAACCAAACCGATCCTCGCCTGGTGAAGCAAATTGCCGCCGCCACCGGTGCCAAGGCAGGGGGGGAACTGTATCCGGAAGCCTTATCCAAAGCTAATGGTCCAGCAGCCACTTACGAGCAGGCATTTGAGCACAATGTCGATACTCTACTCGGCAGCATGAAATAA
- the ymoA_1 gene encoding Histone-like protein, with translation MTKIDYLMRLRKCTTIETLERVIEKNKYELSDDELELFYSAADHRLAELTMNKLYDKIPTAVWKFVR, from the coding sequence ATGACTAAAATTGATTATCTGATGCGTTTACGTAAATGCACCACGATCGAAACACTGGAACGCGTTATTGAAAAAAACAAGTATGAGCTTTCAGATGACGAACTGGAGCTGTTTTACTCTGCAGCCGACCATCGCCTGGCCGAGCTCACCATGAATAAACTCTACGATAAAATCCCTACTGCCGTTTGGAAATTCGTAAGATAA
- the mntB_1 gene encoding Manganese transport system membrane protein mntB: MMLVDLLVDPFASFGFMRRALVACFALSLSAAPLGVFLLLRRMSLVGDALSHAVLPGAAIGYLISGMSMVAMGVGGFIAGLAVAMLSGLVSRRTPLKEDASFAGFYLGSLALGVTLVSLRGSSVDLLHVLFGSILAVDIHAIVMVGAIASLSLLALAALYRALVIESFDATFLRVSAPRWLALIHGLFLALVVINLVAGFQILGTLMSVGLMMLPAASARFWARNLPHTLAVAMGIGMLSSLIGLEWSYYASLPAGPAIVLSASVIFFGSILFGTRGGIYSLARR, translated from the coding sequence ATGATGTTGGTTGATCTCCTTGTCGATCCCTTTGCCTCGTTCGGTTTTATGCGTCGTGCGCTGGTGGCTTGCTTTGCCCTGTCGCTCAGCGCAGCGCCGTTGGGCGTTTTTCTGCTGTTGCGGCGCATGAGTTTGGTCGGCGATGCGCTGTCCCATGCGGTCTTGCCCGGTGCAGCGATAGGCTATCTGATTTCCGGTATGTCGATGGTGGCGATGGGCGTCGGTGGTTTTATTGCCGGGCTGGCGGTGGCTATGCTATCCGGGCTGGTCAGCCGGCGAACGCCGCTGAAAGAGGATGCCAGCTTCGCCGGTTTTTACCTGGGTTCGCTGGCGCTGGGCGTCACTTTAGTCTCGCTGCGTGGTTCCAGCGTTGATTTGCTGCATGTGCTATTCGGTTCGATTCTGGCGGTGGATATTCATGCGATTGTGATGGTGGGGGCGATAGCCAGCTTGTCGCTGCTGGCATTGGCCGCACTGTACCGTGCCCTGGTGATTGAATCTTTCGATGCCACCTTCTTACGCGTCAGCGCACCGCGCTGGCTGGCGCTGATACATGGATTGTTCCTGGCGTTGGTGGTGATCAATCTGGTCGCTGGTTTCCAGATCCTCGGCACATTGATGTCGGTCGGGCTGATGATGCTTCCCGCCGCCAGCGCGCGCTTTTGGGCGCGTAATTTGCCGCATACATTGGCGGTGGCTATGGGTATCGGCATGCTTTCAAGCCTTATTGGGTTGGAATGGTCGTACTACGCGTCATTGCCTGCAGGGCCGGCGATTGTGCTCAGCGCCAGCGTGATTTTCTTTGGGTCAATTTTGTTTGGGACGCGTGGGGGGATTTATTCCCTGGCGCGCCGTTGA
- the ade2 gene encoding Adenine deaminase 2: MTTHCISTGERQRAVKAALGQLPFDLLLTNAALIDMATGEVRNVDVGIVGALIASVHPCGTLTEALQTQDLAGAYLSPGLIDTHVHVESSHLPPERYAEIVVAQGTTTIFWDPHELANVLGVAGVRYAVDASRGLPLRVICAAPSSVPSTPGLEMSGADFAGQEMETMLAWPEVGGVAEVMDMHGVLNGSERMLEILNAGLNSGKLIEGHARGLSGADLQAYLAAGVTSDHELTSGADALEKLRAGLTLEIRGSHPYLLPEIVAALKTLPHLSSQITVCTDDVPPDMLLEKGGIVALLNMLIEQGLPATDVLRMATLNAAIRLQRNDLGLIAAGRVADLVVFDSLTQLRAQQVYVAGKLTAQQGKMQKPLKANPNVAAPRDTLRLQPLAAGDFVLKVPAIRHGKATLRHIKGARFTQWNETTVEVRNGEVQIPQGFSLIWVQHRHGRHQATPQLALLEGWGELRGAIATSYSHDSHNLVVLGRDAADMALAANALIASGGGMALSQNGEILAQVAMPIAGMLSDLPAAELAQQFKNLRDLSARIADWEPPYRVFKAIEGTCLACNAGPHLTDLGLTDGSTRQIVDPLIACWETPA; the protein is encoded by the coding sequence ATGACCACTCATTGCATCAGCACGGGCGAACGCCAACGTGCGGTGAAGGCCGCATTGGGCCAACTTCCCTTTGATTTGCTGCTGACCAACGCCGCGTTAATTGACATGGCAACCGGCGAAGTCCGTAACGTCGACGTCGGCATCGTCGGCGCACTGATCGCCAGCGTCCATCCCTGCGGCACCCTGACCGAAGCCTTGCAGACGCAGGACTTGGCCGGTGCTTATCTGAGCCCAGGACTGATCGACACCCACGTACATGTTGAAAGCTCACACCTGCCGCCAGAACGCTATGCCGAGATTGTCGTCGCCCAAGGCACCACCACCATTTTCTGGGATCCGCACGAGTTGGCCAACGTGCTCGGCGTTGCCGGTGTGCGTTATGCGGTAGACGCCAGCCGCGGCCTGCCACTCAGAGTGATCTGCGCAGCCCCTTCAAGCGTCCCCTCCACTCCGGGGCTGGAAATGTCCGGTGCCGATTTTGCCGGCCAGGAAATGGAAACCATGCTGGCGTGGCCAGAAGTCGGCGGCGTCGCCGAGGTCATGGACATGCACGGCGTGTTGAATGGCAGCGAACGCATGCTGGAAATTCTCAATGCCGGGCTTAATAGCGGCAAATTGATCGAAGGCCATGCGCGCGGGCTGAGCGGCGCCGACCTGCAGGCCTATCTGGCGGCGGGAGTCACCTCCGACCATGAGCTGACCTCCGGAGCCGATGCGCTGGAGAAATTACGCGCCGGTCTGACGCTGGAAATCAGAGGTTCCCACCCTTATCTGCTGCCGGAGATTGTCGCGGCGCTGAAAACGCTGCCGCACCTGTCCTCACAAATCACCGTCTGCACCGATGATGTCCCGCCAGATATGCTGCTGGAAAAAGGCGGCATAGTAGCGTTACTCAATATGTTGATCGAACAAGGCCTGCCGGCGACCGACGTGCTGCGGATGGCCACGCTCAATGCCGCCATTCGTTTGCAGCGCAACGATCTCGGGCTGATTGCCGCAGGCCGCGTTGCCGATCTGGTGGTGTTTGATTCGCTGACTCAGCTTAGAGCGCAACAGGTCTACGTCGCAGGTAAATTGACGGCACAGCAAGGCAAGATGCAAAAGCCGCTCAAGGCCAACCCTAACGTGGCGGCACCGCGTGACACCCTGCGGCTGCAACCTTTGGCTGCCGGGGACTTTGTGTTGAAGGTTCCGGCGATCCGTCACGGCAAAGCCACTCTGCGCCACATAAAGGGCGCGCGTTTTACCCAGTGGAACGAGACCACGGTCGAAGTGCGTAACGGTGAAGTGCAGATCCCGCAAGGCTTTAGCCTGATCTGGGTGCAGCACCGCCATGGCCGCCATCAGGCCACACCGCAACTGGCATTGCTGGAGGGCTGGGGTGAGTTGCGGGGTGCCATTGCCACCAGCTACTCACATGACTCACATAATCTGGTAGTGCTGGGTCGTGATGCCGCCGATATGGCGCTGGCCGCCAACGCCCTGATTGCCAGTGGCGGCGGCATGGCCCTGAGTCAAAACGGGGAAATTCTGGCGCAGGTGGCAATGCCGATTGCCGGTATGCTCTCTGACTTGCCCGCCGCAGAGCTGGCACAACAGTTCAAAAACCTGCGCGATTTGAGCGCACGAATCGCCGACTGGGAGCCGCCTTACCGGGTTTTCAAGGCGATTGAAGGCACCTGCCT
- the fhuC_1 gene encoding Iron(3+)-hydroxamate import ATP-binding protein FhuC, with translation MITLQQAVVGYGSAPLFPPLSGHFTAGSLTAVVGVNGAGKSTLLKTLAGLLPLQSGSLSFSGNKLPRMAYLPQQAELDRQFPMVVSDLVAMGSWPQIGMFRGLNKRAALQIAEALDTLGMTPMARSPVGELSGGQLQRVLFARMLVQQAPLILLDEPFTGIDSATIRLLLQVIAQLHRQGKTVIAVLHDMSMVANHFPQALLLTPQCCHWGAADRVLEHIPALNIASSPLCRMAVTQ, from the coding sequence ATGATTACCTTACAACAGGCTGTCGTGGGCTACGGTAGTGCCCCGCTTTTTCCACCGCTCAGCGGTCACTTCACCGCCGGCTCTTTGACCGCCGTCGTCGGAGTGAACGGTGCCGGCAAGTCAACACTGTTGAAAACGTTGGCCGGGCTTTTGCCTCTGCAAAGTGGGAGCCTGTCTTTTAGCGGAAATAAATTACCGCGTATGGCTTATTTACCGCAGCAGGCCGAGTTGGATCGCCAATTCCCAATGGTGGTCAGCGATCTGGTGGCGATGGGCAGTTGGCCGCAGATCGGTATGTTTCGAGGGCTAAATAAGCGAGCTGCACTGCAGATAGCCGAGGCGCTGGATACCCTGGGGATGACTCCGATGGCCCGCAGTCCGGTCGGTGAGCTTTCCGGTGGCCAACTGCAGCGGGTACTGTTTGCTCGAATGTTGGTTCAGCAGGCACCGCTGATTTTACTGGATGAACCTTTTACCGGTATCGACAGCGCCACTATCCGGCTATTGCTGCAAGTGATCGCTCAGTTGCATCGACAAGGCAAGACGGTCATCGCGGTGCTGCATGATATGTCGATGGTGGCGAACCATTTCCCGCAGGCCTTGTTATTGACGCCACAGTGTTGCCACTGGGGGGCGGCAGATCGGGTGTTGGAACACATTCCAGCGTTGAATATTGCCAGCTCGCCGCTGTGTCGAATGGCGGTGACGCAATGA
- the rpmJ2 gene encoding 50S ribosomal protein L36 2 → MQVLSSLRSAKNRHPDCKVVRRKGRIYVICKTNPRFKAVQGRKKKR, encoded by the coding sequence ATGCAGGTTTTGAGTTCATTGCGTTCGGCGAAGAACCGCCATCCGGATTGCAAGGTCGTGCGCCGTAAAGGCCGTATCTATGTGATTTGTAAAACTAACCCACGCTTCAAAGCGGTACAGGGACGTAAGAAAAAGCGCTAA
- the tomB gene encoding Toxin overexpression modulator in biofilms, with product MDEYSPKRHDIAQLKFLCENLYDEGIATLGDSHHGWVNDPTSSVNLQLNELIEHIASFVMSYKIKYMDESDLSELVEEYLDDTYTLFSSYGINDSDLRRWQKTKARLFRMFSGEDICTTMKT from the coding sequence ATGGATGAGTATTCGCCTAAAAGGCACGATATTGCTCAGCTGAAATTCTTGTGTGAAAACCTGTATGATGAAGGTATCGCCACGCTGGGCGACAGCCATCATGGCTGGGTGAACGATCCGACGTCTTCCGTCAACCTCCAGCTTAATGAGTTGATCGAACATATTGCTTCGTTTGTGATGAGTTATAAAATTAAATATATGGACGAAAGTGATTTATCGGAACTTGTCGAAGAGTATCTCGATGATACCTACACGCTGTTCAGCAGTTACGGTATAAATGATTCCGATCTGCGTCGTTGGCAGAAAACCAAGGCGCGATTATTCAGAATGTTCTCAGGAGAGGACATCTGTACGACAATGAAAACTTAG